TTTCCAGTGAGATGAGTGGATTACTGTTGACCCAACCTCTGGGCAAAAAGAGCCTGCTATGCGTGGTCATCCAAGTCAGCTTCTGGAGGTGGCCAAAGTGAGACATGAAGGGAAGGGGGCCATGATGGACCCTGCACCTGTGGCCAGTGAGAGCAGGTGAGTCCGGagccagggcagaagggaggagggggacagcaggggggagggtgggggagggagagctgggaCATCCACCGGCTGAGGTCTGGTCCCCAGTGGGTGCACAGGAAAGAGAGGGTGATATCCAGAGTGTTTCCACCCAGCTCATTCCTTCCCCACCAGGTGGGCAGTCCCTGCAAGGGGACCCGGGGCTCCCATTGCCCACAcgccattgtgacccacccccggCGACCCCGCTGCCCACACGCCATTGTGACCCAGCCCCCGGGCTCCCGTTACCCACAcgccattgtgacccaccccccgGACTCCCGCTGCCCAtaccccattgtgacccacccccggGGCTCCCGCTCCCCACAcgccattgtgacccaccccccgGGCTCCCGTTGCCCAtaccccattgtgacccacccccggGGCCCCCGCTGCCCACACGCCACTATGACAAATAATGACAAATCTACTTCATCTCAACCCCTGCAacatatatgctggcaatcatcctCCACGCTTATGGCCTGCCCAGATCCATCTAAAGGGTCTCATGGCTGAGGTTTCATTAAACGGCAAGAAATGGCATTTTCCtggcaacagctagcccctcaaggtcctggaaccTTGAGTCCTAGAGTACGTCTCCAAGGAACTCTGGCTCTCCCCCTAACCCGTCACGACGCCAGTGCTGCTCTCCCTGCCCATGGgacctgtccccgtgctttaataaaatcacctttttgcaccaaagacttcTTCACGAATTCTTCCTTGGCCATCGGCTCCAGACCCACGAAccccccatcactccaaaacttcACCACCTCCACCTTGTGCTTCCTACAACTCCAAATCCAGCAGGTCACTATCCCACCACACTCCTCCAGCCTGTGAAGCTGATCTGGATCTGGTCCCACCCGTCGCCCTGGCCAATCTCCTGTGCCATGTCCCCGGGCTTCCTGGAGCTCAGCATCGTTCCCTGCACTTAAAACGCAGggacggggctcctgggtgggccTCAGTGGCccaagcgtcccactcttggtcttgctcaggtcaccatctgttttgtgagctggagccccgcgtcgggctccgagctgatagcacagagtagacttgggattctctctctgtccctcccccactcgcactgtcccttctctttcaaaacaaacatttaagtcccgttaaagttcaaaaacaaaataaaataaaggcacgGACACGTGGCTCTCTTATGGCTCtcatttatttgccattttttggggttctattttattgtttttttgaataaatttttgaatttctCAAGAGGTTTGAGAACCTGATTTTTTGGCTCTAGGGACATCCTCCCTGGCTGCCTGTATTCACTGCTGGTGTCGGAGTTTGTGGCTGGTGAGTTGTATCTGGGCCCGCTAATCGTGGTCACGATGCTGGTCCCTTCGGAGGTCAGACTACTCCGCTCTGAGGACAGGCCTGTGCTGGAACAGGTTGCGATGGAGCTCCAGCAGCGGACTCTGGTTGGTGTGTAGATCGTGGGCTGGATAGTGGTTAACGtgtaccacatgttttcactctccaGGGACATGAAAATCAGGGCACTCTGTTCCCTGTTTTCCATATTTCGTTCTGCTTCCCAGAAGACTTCCCCCTCAAACGGCTCAAACCCGGTGGCCAAGCAGTACCAAACCACCCCCAGGCTCCAAGCATTTGCGGAAGGGGTGTCCTCCCTTTGCTGCAGGAAGAGTCGCGGGGCAGAATAAGGGGGGCTGTCCCAGAAAGTGTGGAGTTTGTAGCCAGCAAACCGGATGCTCAGTCCAACCCCCGTGTGTTTTACCTTCAGCTTCTTGCCAAAAAGCAGTGTCTCCAG
This sequence is a window from Prionailurus bengalensis isolate Pbe53 chromosome A2, Fcat_Pben_1.1_paternal_pri, whole genome shotgun sequence. Protein-coding genes within it:
- the LOC122487579 gene encoding serine/threonine-protein kinase MARK1-like; the protein is MKLTPHILTGKQSDVKFIRKTQKDPTGLQGLCREAQNMKTSSHPGIVKSLEVINTKETLVLHATYVSRDNLCDNFTHRGQVTEEVPEKFCQLLSVVEYCHQQGMIGGYQKLETLLFGKKLKQREDTPSANAWSLGVVWYCLATGFEPFEGEVFWEAERNMENREQSALIFMSLESENMWYTLTTIQPTIYTPTRVRCWSSIATCSSTGLSSERSSLTSEGTSIVTTISGPRYNSPATNSDTSSEYRQPGRMSLEPKNQVLKPLEKFKNLFKKTIK